A genome region from Pseudomonas anguilliseptica includes the following:
- a CDS encoding esterase/lipase family protein, with amino-acid sequence MSTSSAPRYPLVLVPGLLGFISLLGYPYWYGIVTALRRLGATVFPVLVSSVHSTEVRGEQLLLRIADVLQQTGAEKVHLIAHSQGALTARYAAALKSEWVASVTSVAGPNHGSELADFLKRKASHGSLRERVLSALLRGVARCMAWLERGYKGEPLPIDVAAAQQSLTSEGVAAFNAQYPQGLPEVWGGEGAAEVNGVRYYSWSGTIQPGITNKGGNRFDGPNVACRLFAKTFQREVGQCDGMVGRYSSHLGTVIGDQYPLDHFDIINQTFGLVGKGAEPVKLFVEHAQRLQTAGL; translated from the coding sequence ATGTCGACATCTTCTGCACCCCGTTATCCCCTGGTCCTGGTGCCAGGTTTACTCGGTTTTATCAGCCTGCTCGGTTACCCCTACTGGTACGGCATCGTCACGGCGCTGCGCCGCCTCGGTGCAACAGTCTTCCCGGTACTGGTGTCTTCGGTGCACTCCACTGAGGTGCGCGGCGAGCAACTGTTGCTGCGTATCGCCGATGTGTTGCAGCAGACTGGCGCAGAAAAGGTCCATCTGATCGCTCATAGCCAGGGCGCGCTGACGGCGCGCTATGCGGCCGCGCTAAAATCCGAGTGGGTGGCGTCCGTGACCTCGGTAGCCGGGCCGAATCATGGTTCGGAATTGGCGGATTTTCTCAAGCGCAAAGCCTCGCATGGCAGCCTGCGTGAGCGCGTGTTGAGTGCTTTATTACGCGGCGTGGCGCGTTGTATGGCGTGGCTGGAGCGTGGTTATAAAGGCGAACCACTGCCGATCGATGTGGCGGCGGCGCAGCAGTCGCTGACCAGCGAGGGCGTGGCAGCGTTCAATGCGCAGTATCCGCAGGGCTTGCCTGAAGTCTGGGGGGGCGAAGGCGCGGCTGAGGTCAATGGCGTGCGCTACTACTCCTGGTCCGGCACCATTCAGCCAGGTATCACCAATAAAGGCGGCAACCGCTTCGACGGGCCGAATGTCGCCTGCCGACTGTTTGCCAAAACCTTTCAGCGCGAAGTTGGCCAGTGCGATGGCATGGTCGGCCGCTACAGCTCGCACCTGGGAACGGTGATCGGTGATCAGTACCCGCTGGATCACTTCGACATCATCAATCAGACCTTCGGCCTGGTCGGCAAGGGTGCTGAACCGGTCAAGTTGTTTGTTGAGCATGCTCAGCGCCTGCAGACCGCAGGGCTTTAG
- a CDS encoding Rieske (2Fe-2S) protein, translating into MLRLCAQDEVAEGQSRGFEVAGEKLFAVRKDGQLYAYRNRCPHRGIPLEWLPDQFLDHSASLIQCATHGALFLIESGECVAGPCAGQSLQELAIHEDEQGIWVDLNEA; encoded by the coding sequence ATGTTGCGTTTATGTGCACAGGATGAAGTGGCCGAAGGCCAGAGCCGGGGCTTCGAAGTTGCAGGTGAGAAGCTGTTTGCCGTGCGCAAGGACGGCCAGCTGTATGCCTATCGCAATCGCTGCCCGCACCGTGGCATCCCGCTGGAATGGCTACCCGACCAATTTCTCGATCACAGCGCCAGCCTGATCCAATGCGCCACCCACGGCGCACTGTTTCTGATCGAATCCGGCGAATGCGTCGCCGGCCCCTGCGCCGGGCAGTCGCTGCAAGAGCTTGCCATCCACGAAGATGAACAGGGCATCTGGGTTGATCTAAACGAAGCCTAA
- a CDS encoding TonB-dependent hemoglobin/transferrin/lactoferrin family receptor, translating to MHRSPPFARRPWLALLLLSPSLALGAEQAPNQFDTVTVTATRTEQTLDQVPSTVSVQTERQIDQQNIKNIKDLVRYEPGVSVGGSGDRFGLSGFTIRGIGGNRVLTQVDGIGMPDAFSFGGFLSAKRDYVDLDTVKQVEIIRGPASSLYGSDAIGGAVSFLTKDAGDYLDEDDDAYARLKTGYDGSDDSWQRSATFAARLGQVDGLLHLGRRSGQATDTHGGQGGIGATREQANPLDYRTDNLLSKFGWDYSDSGRLQLTYERYQDDTDTRVLSNYSNTATIRTQDAEDRVDRERYSLAHTQQLDTLLVDQIHSQLSYQDSQTRQQTFEDRVVGGQPRYRTRDSYYEEKLWAFNTKLDKAFSIGSTQHALVYGLDVKHLKNADLRKGGETVLATGVTTPVLPTSDFPDPTTKEYALFAQDSISIGRWTLLPGLRYDHYEMSPHVTDKYLNSQATDRNPSDFKDSALSPKFGVTYQLDDAHSVYGQYAAGFRAPQAIEIFGEFANPGMYRTLANTNLKAETSDSFELGLRGQYALGSFGAALFYNQYDDFIEQISHPSSVPGFPFGEFQYVNRDRVTIRGAEAKGELFLDQLGLPAGWKPVAAWLMPAARMKAQASRSTVSTHSKVCSAWATASRAASLVAS from the coding sequence CGACCAGCAGAACATCAAGAACATCAAGGATCTGGTGCGCTACGAGCCCGGCGTATCGGTCGGCGGCAGTGGTGATCGATTTGGCCTGTCCGGCTTCACCATTCGTGGCATAGGCGGCAACCGCGTACTGACTCAGGTAGATGGTATTGGTATGCCGGACGCCTTCTCCTTCGGCGGCTTCCTCAGCGCCAAACGCGATTACGTCGACCTCGACACCGTCAAACAGGTGGAAATCATTCGTGGCCCCGCCAGCTCGCTGTACGGCAGTGATGCGATTGGCGGTGCGGTGAGCTTCCTGACCAAGGATGCCGGCGACTATCTGGACGAAGACGATGACGCTTACGCCCGCCTGAAAACCGGCTATGACGGCAGCGATGACAGCTGGCAGCGCAGCGCCACCTTCGCCGCCCGCCTGGGCCAGGTCGACGGCTTGCTGCACCTGGGTCGACGCAGTGGCCAGGCCACCGACACCCACGGCGGCCAGGGGGGAATCGGCGCTACCCGCGAACAGGCCAACCCGCTGGATTACCGCACCGATAACCTGCTGAGCAAATTCGGCTGGGATTACAGCGACAGCGGTCGCCTGCAGCTGACCTACGAGCGTTATCAGGACGACACCGATACCCGCGTGCTGAGCAACTACAGCAACACTGCGACCATCCGTACCCAGGATGCCGAAGACCGCGTCGACCGTGAACGCTACTCCCTCGCCCATACCCAGCAACTCGATACCCTGCTGGTTGACCAGATTCATAGTCAGCTCAGCTACCAAGACAGCCAGACCCGTCAGCAAACCTTCGAGGACCGCGTGGTCGGCGGCCAGCCGCGCTACCGCACACGGGACTCGTACTACGAAGAAAAGCTCTGGGCGTTCAATACCAAGCTGGACAAGGCATTCAGCATCGGCAGCACACAACATGCGCTGGTTTATGGCCTGGACGTCAAACACCTGAAGAACGCGGATCTGCGCAAAGGCGGCGAGACCGTACTGGCCACCGGCGTGACCACACCAGTTCTGCCCACCAGCGACTTCCCCGATCCGACCACCAAGGAATACGCGCTGTTCGCTCAGGACAGCATCAGCATTGGCCGCTGGACCCTGTTACCGGGTTTGCGTTATGACCACTATGAGATGAGCCCGCACGTCACCGACAAGTACCTCAACAGCCAGGCAACGGATCGCAATCCGAGCGACTTCAAGGATTCGGCGTTGTCGCCCAAGTTTGGCGTGACCTACCAGCTCGACGACGCCCACAGCGTCTACGGTCAGTACGCTGCAGGCTTCCGCGCGCCACAGGCAATCGAGATCTTTGGCGAGTTCGCCAACCCCGGCATGTACCGCACCCTGGCCAATACCAACCTGAAGGCGGAAACCAGCGACAGCTTCGAGCTGGGCTTGCGCGGCCAGTACGCCCTCGGCAGCTTTGGTGCAGCGCTGTTCTACAACCAGTACGACGACTTTATTGAGCAGATCAGCCACCCCTCCAGCGTGCCGGGTTTCCCCTTCGGCGAGTTCCAATACGTCAACCGTGATCGCGTGACCATTCGCGGTGCGGAAGCCAAAGGTGAGCTGTTCCTCGACCAACTGGGTCTTCCTGCTGGCTGGAAGCCCGTGGCAGCGTGGCTTATGCCCGCGGCAAGGATGAAGGCACAGGCCAGCCGATCAACAGTGTCGACCCACTCAAAGGTGTGTTCGGCCTGGGCTACAGCGAGCCGAGCGGCAAGTTTGGTGGCGAGCTGA